In the genome of Capra hircus breed San Clemente unplaced genomic scaffold, ASM170441v1, whole genome shotgun sequence, one region contains:
- the LOC108634506 gene encoding diacylglycerol kinase theta-like, translated as MSNYCGIGIDAELSLDFHQAREEEPGKFTSRLHNKGVYVRVGLQKISHSRSLHRALRLQVEQQEVELPSIEGLIFINIPSWGSGADLWGSDSDSRFEKPRMDDGLLEVVGVTGVVHMGQVQSGLRSGIRIAQGSYFRVTLLKATPVQVDGEPWVQAPGHLIISAAGPKVHMLRKTKQKPRKAGPPKDARADGAPAPEGDPK; from the exons ATGAGTAACTACTGTGGGATTGGCATCGACGCAGAGCTGAGCCTGGACTTCCACCAGGCGCGGGAGGAGGAGCCCGGCAAGTTCACTAGCAG GCTGCACAACAAGGGCGTGTACGTGCGGGTCGGCCTGCAGAAGATCAGCCACTCGCGCAGCCTGCACAGGGCCCTGCGGCTGCAGGTGGAGCAGCAGGAGGTGGAGCTGCCCAGCATCGAGGGGCTCATCTTCATCAACATCCCCAG CTGGGGCTCAGGGGCCGACCTGTGGGGCTCTGACAGCGACTCGAGGTTCGAGAAGCCGCGCATGGATGACGGGCTGCTGGAGGTGGTGGGGGTGACGGGCGTTGTGCACATG GGCCAGGTCCAGAGCGGGCTGCGCTCGGGCATCCGCATTGCCCAGGGGTCCTACTTCCGTGTTACCCTCCTCAAGGCCACGCCCGTGCAGGTGGACGGTGAACCCTGGGTCCAGGCTCCCGGGCACCTGATCATCTCGGCTGCGGGCCCTAAG GTCCACATGCTCAGGAAGACGAAGCAGAAGCCCAGGAAGGCAGGGCCGCCCAAGGACGCACGAGCAGATGGGGCTCCAGCCCCCGAGGGGGACCCCAAGTAG
- the TMEM175 gene encoding endosomal/lysomomal potassium channel TMEM175, translating into MSGPQTPEPTLEGQADASVGSPDEDAADGTQHSHRMLSFSDALLSIIATVMILPVTHTEISPEQEFDKSVQRLLATRIAVYLMTFLIVTVAWAAHTRLFQIVGKIDDTLALLNLACMMTITFLPFTFSLMVAFPEVPLGIFLFCVCVTAIGAVQALIVLYAFHFPHLLSPQIEHSAHRGLYRQHILGIVVRGPALCLAAAGFSLFFYPASYLLMATVIFLPYVSKAAGWCRAQLVGPREPPAHSVEVFTFDLHQPLSKERVEAFSDGVYAIVATLLILDICEDNVPDAKDVKEKFQGSLVAALGESGPHFLAYFGSFATVGLLWFAHHSLFLHIRRATRPMGLLNTLSLAFVGGLPLAYQQTSAFAQQPRDELESVRVSCAIIFLASIFQFAIWTTALLREGETLQPSARFGGREHAFMFAKLALYPCASLLAFACTCVLSSFSTAIFHAMQIAVPFAFLLLRLLVRLALAGLRALRGLLGPARARPAPGAADEAQSLLLPAPC; encoded by the exons ATGTCCGGGCCCCAGACCCCGGAGCCGACCCTCGAGGGGCAGGCAGACGCCTCCGTGGGCTCGCCAGACGAGGACGCGGCCGACGGGACCCAGCACTCGCACCGCATGCTCAGCTTCAGCGACGCGCTGCTGTCCATCATCGCCACCGTGATG ATCCTGCCCGTGACCCACACAGAGATCTCCCCGGAGCAG GAGTTTGACAAGAGTGTCCAGAGGCTCCTCGCCACCAGGATTGCTGTGTACCTGATGACCTTCCTCATCGTGACTGTGGCCTGGGCGGCCCACACGAG GTTGTTCCAAATTGTTGGGAAAATAGACGACACGCTGGCCCTGCTCAACCTG gcctgCATGATGACCATCACCTTCCTGCCGTTCACA TTTTCCTTGATGGTGGCCTTCCCCGAGGTGCCTCTGGGCATCTTCCTGTTCTGCGTGTGTGTGACCGCCATCGGGGCCGTGCAG GCGCTGATCGTGCTCTACGCCTTCCACTTCCCGCACCTCCTGAGCCCCCAGATCGAGCACTCTGCCCACCGCGGCCTCTACCGGCAGCACATCCTGGGCATTGTCGTGCGGGGCCCCGCACTCTGCCTGGCCGCCGCTggcttctccctcttcttctacCCCGCG TCATACCTGCTGATGGCCACGGTCATCTTCCTGCCCTACGTGAGCAAGGCCGCCGGCTGGTGCAGGGCCCAGCTTGTGG GCCCCAGAGAGCCCCCGGCTCACAGCGTGGAGGTCTTCACCTTCGACCTGCACCAGCCGCTCAGCAAGGAGCGAGTGGAGGCCTTCAGTGACGGGGTCTACGCCATTGTGGCTACTCTGCTCATCCTGGACATCTG CGAGGACAACGTCCCGGATGCCAAGGACGTGAAGGAGAAGttccagggcagcctggtggccgCGCTGGGCGAGTCCGGGCCGCACTTCCTGGCCTACTTCGGCTCCTTCGCCACGGTGGGCCTGCTCTGGTTCGCCCACCACTCGCTGTTCCTGCACATCCGCAGGGCCACGCGGCCCATGGGGCTGCTCAACACACTCTCGCTGGCCTTCGTGGGCGGCCTGCCCCTGGCCTACCAGCAGACGTCAGCCTTCGCGCAGCAGCCCCGGGACGAGCTGGAGAGCGTGCGCGTCAGCTGCGCCATCATCTTCCTGGCCAGCATCTTTCAGTTCGCCATCTGGACCACGGCCCTGCTGCGGGAGGGGGAGACGCTGCAGCCCTCGGCACGCTTCGGGGGCCGCGAGCACGCGTTCATGTTCGCCAAGCTCGCCCTGTACCCCTGCGCCAGCTTGCTGGCCTTCGCCTGCACCTGCGTGCTGAGCAGCTTCAGCACGGCCATCTTCCACGCCATGCAGATCGCGGTGCCCTTCGCCTTCCTGCTGCTGCGGCTCCTGGTGCGCCTGGCGCTGGCCGGCCTGCGGGCCCTGCGGGGCCTGCTGGGGCCTGCGCGCGCGCGCCCGGCGCCGGGGGCCGCGGACGAGGCCCAGTCCCTGCTGCTCCCTGCCCCCTGCTAG